From Permianibacter aggregans, a single genomic window includes:
- a CDS encoding NOL1/NOP2/sun family putative RNA methylase yields the protein MIAEHYIEYLRTLMPESRVADTCAALATPLRPSLRANTLRAKPAIVKALLNEIGVGSSEIPWWPNAWWWQNKYPEDEFKIGWTVEHQAGALYVQEASSMLPVAALKHVMPNKPKLVLDMCAAPGSKTTQLADWLGNEGLIVANELSSSRLKSLAASLQRCGVINTALSHQDAQAFGAQAPACFDAILLDAPCTGEGTHRKDPNALKTWSLTSVQQTAELQKRLIESAFQALKPGGVLIYSTCTLNQYENHQVCQHLLEAYPEQIKTISLQDLFPGAEKAVTPDGWLWILPQLFDCEGFFVAAFRKQGELLETTHQQQAIRLEKSVRQQAEDLVQQTFGQAIENLEHRLLLKNDQLWLLPENLQQLPNSLRLNRAGVPIIERKGKVWRLCHESTLVFSVESTIPLSRQQASEYLMGRDLELAAESGDESVVSFNDIVLGLAKPVRNRLKNLYPREFVSDRMI from the coding sequence ATGATTGCTGAGCACTACATTGAGTATTTGCGCACGCTGATGCCAGAGTCACGGGTAGCAGATACCTGTGCTGCACTGGCAACACCGCTGCGTCCGTCATTGCGCGCCAATACATTGCGGGCGAAGCCAGCCATCGTGAAAGCACTGCTCAATGAGATTGGCGTCGGCAGCAGCGAAATTCCCTGGTGGCCGAACGCCTGGTGGTGGCAAAACAAATACCCCGAAGACGAGTTCAAGATTGGCTGGACCGTAGAACATCAGGCCGGTGCGTTGTATGTGCAGGAAGCCAGCTCGATGTTGCCGGTCGCTGCACTGAAACACGTCATGCCGAACAAACCGAAACTGGTGCTTGATATGTGCGCGGCACCCGGCTCAAAAACAACGCAGCTCGCCGATTGGCTGGGCAACGAAGGCTTGATCGTCGCCAATGAACTGTCGTCATCACGTTTGAAATCGTTGGCGGCCTCGCTGCAACGCTGTGGCGTGATCAATACTGCGCTCAGTCATCAGGACGCGCAAGCTTTCGGTGCGCAAGCGCCGGCTTGCTTCGATGCGATTTTGCTCGATGCACCTTGCACTGGTGAGGGCACCCACCGCAAAGATCCGAACGCTTTGAAAACCTGGTCGCTGACGTCGGTTCAACAAACTGCCGAATTGCAAAAGCGACTTATCGAATCCGCGTTTCAGGCATTGAAGCCGGGTGGCGTACTGATTTACTCGACTTGCACACTGAACCAATACGAGAACCACCAAGTTTGCCAACATCTGTTGGAAGCCTATCCCGAACAAATTAAGACTATCTCGCTACAAGATTTATTTCCCGGTGCAGAGAAAGCAGTTACACCGGATGGTTGGTTATGGATATTGCCGCAGCTGTTCGATTGTGAAGGTTTCTTTGTTGCGGCTTTTCGTAAACAAGGCGAGCTATTGGAAACGACGCATCAGCAACAAGCCATCAGGCTGGAAAAGTCGGTTCGGCAACAAGCGGAAGACCTAGTGCAGCAAACCTTTGGCCAAGCTATCGAGAACCTTGAACATCGTTTACTGCTGAAAAACGATCAACTCTGGTTGCTGCCTGAAAACTTGCAGCAGTTGCCCAACAGTCTGCGCCTGAATCGAGCCGGTGTACCAATCATCGAGCGCAAAGGCAAAGTCTGGCGGCTTTGTCATGAAAGCACGCTGGTGTTTTCTGTGGAGTCCACGATTCCACTGAGCCGACAACAAGCGTCAGAGTATTTGATGGGTCGAGATCTGGAACTGGCAGCAGAAAGCGGAGACGAGAGTGTCGTTTCGTTCAATGATATCGTGCTTGGACTGGCAAAGCCGGTGCGTAATCGATTGAAAAATCTTTATCCAAGAGAGTTCGTTTCGGATCGCATGATCTAA
- the trmH gene encoding tRNA (guanosine(18)-2'-O)-methyltransferase TrmH produces the protein MTPERYAKVKAVLNKRQKDLTVLMDEVNKPHNLAAIVRTCDAVGVGHAHAIAPSKRLRLGNNTTSGSTKWVRVDTHPDIDAAAKVLRAQGMQLVCTQLSDRSVDFREIDYTKPTCIIVGAEKFGVSEATAAAADHHVIIPMDGMVQSLNVSVATAIVLYEAERQRREKGFYDSLQLDDELYQKLMTEWLHPRVSAYCQKHGLPYPPLKVDGELAHNPGELEVEEKPDDGEY, from the coding sequence ATGACTCCAGAACGTTACGCCAAAGTTAAAGCTGTCCTGAATAAACGTCAGAAAGACCTGACGGTGCTGATGGACGAAGTCAATAAACCGCATAACCTTGCGGCGATTGTGCGCACCTGCGACGCAGTCGGTGTCGGCCACGCGCACGCGATTGCGCCGAGCAAACGCCTACGGCTCGGCAATAACACTACCAGCGGTTCCACCAAATGGGTTCGGGTCGATACACATCCGGATATCGATGCGGCGGCAAAAGTCTTACGCGCCCAAGGCATGCAGTTAGTTTGCACACAGTTAAGCGACCGCTCGGTTGATTTTCGCGAAATCGATTACACGAAACCGACTTGTATCATCGTCGGCGCGGAAAAGTTCGGCGTATCGGAAGCGACCGCTGCTGCTGCTGATCATCATGTCATCATCCCAATGGATGGCATGGTGCAGTCGCTGAATGTCTCGGTCGCTACCGCTATTGTGTTGTACGAAGCCGAGCGGCAACGCCGAGAAAAGGGTTTCTATGATTCGCTACAACTCGACGATGAGCTATATCAAAAGTTGATGACCGAATGGTTGCATCCACGTGTGTCGGCTTATTGCCAGAAGCACGGACTGCCCTATCCACCACTGAAAGTAGATGGTGAGTTGGCGCACAACCCAGGCGAGCTTGAGGTAGAGGAAAAGCCAGACGATGGCGAATATTGA